One region of Microbacterium sufflavum genomic DNA includes:
- the rpsG gene encoding 30S ribosomal protein S7: MPRKGPAPKRPVVNDPVYGAPIVTSLVNKILVDGKKSLAESIVYGALRGVEAKNGQDAVATLKKALDNVRPTLEVRSRRVGGSTYQVPVEVKPHRANTLALRWLVSYAKGRREKTMTERLQNEILDASNGLGAAVKRREDTHKMAESNRAFAHYRW, translated from the coding sequence ATGCCTCGTAAGGGTCCCGCCCCGAAGCGCCCCGTCGTCAACGACCCGGTCTACGGCGCACCGATCGTCACCTCGCTGGTGAACAAGATCCTCGTCGACGGCAAGAAGTCGCTGGCCGAGTCGATCGTCTACGGCGCCCTCCGCGGTGTCGAGGCGAAGAACGGTCAGGACGCCGTCGCCACGCTCAAGAAGGCGCTCGACAACGTGCGCCCCACGCTCGAGGTCCGCAGCCGCCGCGTCGGTGGCTCGACCTACCAGGTTCCGGTCGAGGTCAAGCCGCACCGCGCGAACACCCTCGCGCTGCGCTGGCTCGTGAGCTACGCGAAGGGTCGTCGTGAGAAGACGATGACCGAGCGTCTCCAGAACGAGATCCTGGACGCGTCGAACGGCCTCGGTGCCGCGGTCAAGCGCCGCGAGGACACCCACAAGATGGCCGAGTCGAACCGCGCGTTCGCTCACTACCGCTGGTAA
- a CDS encoding spermidine/putrescine ABC transporter substrate-binding protein — MERSLETQVDQAVEAWLRWVPRWEPATHRGRVAPCRRCLGSPILAAAGIAGDTPHGVQHGLSTRIKTIVDHAVADYTARNLPMLQRELDSQAARNRARSYRPTEDLAPEFEGLPLDPEPVPGAPFLFTIAGLADDSAAELPPLPPLSEEAKIALRQEVALADEYANLIGREICGLLLRHRVSIQAAVSQHVEPQIEAMLAELTESLDSPFGPDVS, encoded by the coding sequence GTGGAGCGCTCACTGGAGACGCAGGTGGACCAGGCCGTCGAGGCGTGGCTGCGCTGGGTGCCGCGCTGGGAGCCGGCCACCCACCGCGGCCGGGTCGCGCCGTGCCGTCGCTGTCTCGGTTCGCCCATCCTCGCCGCGGCCGGGATCGCGGGCGACACACCCCACGGGGTGCAGCACGGGCTGTCGACGCGCATCAAGACGATCGTCGACCACGCGGTCGCGGACTACACGGCCCGCAACCTTCCGATGCTCCAGCGCGAGCTCGACAGCCAAGCGGCCAGGAACAGAGCACGCAGCTACCGCCCGACCGAGGACCTGGCTCCCGAGTTCGAGGGCCTGCCGCTCGACCCGGAGCCGGTTCCCGGCGCACCGTTCCTGTTCACGATCGCCGGTCTCGCCGACGACTCCGCGGCGGAGCTCCCGCCGCTGCCGCCCCTGTCGGAGGAGGCGAAGATCGCGCTACGGCAGGAAGTGGCCCTCGCCGACGAGTACGCGAACCTCATCGGCCGCGAGATCTGCGGCCTGCTGCTGCGCCACCGCGTCTCCATTCAGGCGGCGGTGTCCCAGCACGTCGAACCGCAGATCGAAGCCATGCTCGCCGAACTCACGGAGTCGCTCGACTCGCCGTTCGGCCCCGACGTGAGCTGA
- the rpsL gene encoding 30S ribosomal protein S12, whose product MPTIQQLVRKGRSPKVSKTKAPALKSNPQQAGVCTRVYTTTPKKPNSAMRKVARVKLRNGTEVTAYIPGEGHNLQEHSLVLVRGGRVKDLPGVRYKIVRGALDTQAVKNRKQARSRYGAKKG is encoded by the coding sequence GTGCCAACCATTCAGCAGTTGGTTCGCAAGGGTCGCTCGCCCAAGGTCTCGAAGACCAAGGCGCCGGCGCTCAAGTCGAACCCGCAGCAGGCCGGGGTCTGCACCCGCGTCTACACCACCACCCCGAAGAAGCCGAACTCGGCGATGCGCAAGGTCGCCCGTGTGAAGCTCCGCAACGGGACCGAGGTCACCGCGTACATCCCCGGTGAGGGCCACAACCTGCAGGAGCACTCGCTGGTGCTCGTCCGCGGCGGTCGCGTGAAGGACCTCCCCGGTGTGCGTTACAAGATCGTCCGTGGCGCCCTGGACACCCAGGCCGTCAAGAACCGTAAGCAGGCTCGTTCCCGCTACGGCGCGAAGAAGGGTTGA
- the fusA gene encoding elongation factor G — protein MAQDVLTDLSKVRNIGIMAHIDAGKTTTTERILFYTGVNHKLGETHDGASTTDWMEQEKERGITITSAAVTCFWNKNQINIIDTPGHVDFTVEVERSLRVLDGAVAVFDGKEGVEPQSETVWRQADKYNVPRICFVNKMDKLGADFYFTVDTIINRLGAKPLVLQLPIGAENDFVGVIDLVEMRALVWPGDAKGDVTMGASYEVQEIPADLKDKAEEYRQQLLETVAETDEELLEKFFGGEELTVAEIKGAIRKMVIASEIYPVLCGSAFKNRGVQPMLDAVVDYLPSPLDVPAIEAHDPKDEEKIIERHPDAKDPFAALAFKVAVHPFFGRLTYVRVYSGELESGAQVINSTKGKKERIGKIFQMHANKENPVDKLTAGNIYAVIGLKDTTTGDTLADPQQPVVLESMTFPEPVIEVAIEPKTKADQEKLGLAIQKLAEEDPTFRTELNPETGQTTIKGMGELHLDILVDRMKREFRVEANVGKPQVAYRETIRKAVEKHDYTHKKQTGGSGQFAKIQFNIEPLELDGEKTYEFVNAVTGGRIPREYIGSIDAGFQDAMNVGVLAGYPMVGVKATIVDGAAHDVDSSEMAFKIAGSMGFKEAARRANPVLLEPLMAVEVRTPEEYMGDVIGDLNSRRGQIQSMEDAAGVKVVRAAVPLSEMFGYIGDLRSKTSGRAVYSMEFDSYAEVPRAVADEIVQKAKGE, from the coding sequence GTGGCACAAGACGTGCTCACGGACCTGAGCAAGGTCCGCAACATCGGCATCATGGCGCACATCGATGCCGGCAAGACCACGACGACCGAGCGCATCCTGTTCTACACGGGCGTCAACCACAAGCTCGGCGAGACGCACGACGGCGCCTCGACCACCGACTGGATGGAGCAGGAGAAGGAGCGCGGCATCACGATCACGTCTGCCGCCGTGACCTGCTTCTGGAACAAGAACCAGATCAACATCATCGACACCCCCGGTCACGTGGACTTCACGGTCGAGGTGGAGCGCTCGCTCCGCGTCCTCGACGGTGCGGTCGCCGTGTTCGACGGCAAGGAGGGCGTGGAGCCCCAGTCCGAGACCGTGTGGCGTCAGGCCGACAAGTACAACGTCCCCCGCATCTGCTTCGTCAACAAGATGGACAAGCTCGGCGCGGACTTCTACTTCACGGTCGACACGATCATCAACCGCCTCGGTGCCAAGCCGCTCGTGCTGCAGCTCCCGATCGGTGCCGAGAACGACTTCGTCGGCGTCATCGACCTCGTGGAGATGCGCGCACTGGTGTGGCCCGGCGACGCCAAGGGTGACGTGACCATGGGCGCCTCGTACGAGGTGCAGGAGATCCCGGCCGACCTCAAGGACAAGGCTGAGGAGTACCGCCAGCAGCTGCTGGAGACGGTCGCGGAGACCGACGAGGAGCTTCTCGAGAAGTTCTTCGGCGGCGAGGAGCTGACGGTCGCAGAGATCAAGGGCGCCATCCGCAAGATGGTCATCGCCAGCGAGATCTACCCGGTGCTCTGCGGCTCGGCGTTCAAGAACCGCGGCGTGCAGCCGATGCTGGACGCCGTCGTCGACTACCTCCCGTCCCCGCTGGACGTGCCCGCCATCGAGGCGCACGACCCGAAGGACGAGGAGAAGATCATCGAGCGTCACCCCGACGCGAAGGACCCGTTCGCGGCCCTGGCCTTCAAGGTCGCCGTGCACCCGTTCTTCGGTCGCCTGACGTACGTGCGCGTCTACTCGGGTGAGCTCGAGTCGGGCGCTCAGGTCATCAACTCGACCAAGGGCAAGAAGGAGCGCATCGGGAAGATCTTCCAGATGCACGCCAACAAGGAGAACCCGGTCGACAAGCTGACCGCCGGCAACATCTACGCCGTGATCGGACTGAAGGACACCACCACCGGTGACACCCTGGCCGACCCGCAGCAGCCGGTCGTGCTCGAGTCGATGACGTTCCCGGAGCCGGTGATCGAGGTCGCCATCGAGCCGAAGACCAAGGCCGACCAGGAGAAACTGGGTCTCGCCATCCAGAAGCTCGCTGAGGAGGACCCGACCTTCCGCACGGAGCTCAACCCCGAGACCGGTCAGACGACCATCAAGGGCATGGGCGAGCTGCACCTCGACATCCTCGTCGACCGCATGAAGCGCGAGTTCCGCGTCGAGGCGAACGTGGGCAAGCCGCAGGTGGCGTACCGCGAGACGATCCGCAAGGCCGTCGAGAAGCACGACTACACGCACAAGAAGCAGACCGGTGGTTCGGGTCAGTTCGCCAAGATCCAGTTCAACATCGAGCCGCTCGAGCTCGACGGCGAGAAGACGTACGAGTTCGTGAACGCGGTCACGGGTGGCCGCATCCCGCGCGAGTACATCGGCTCGATCGACGCCGGTTTCCAGGACGCGATGAACGTCGGTGTCCTGGCGGGCTACCCGATGGTGGGCGTCAAGGCGACCATCGTCGACGGTGCGGCACACGACGTCGACTCCTCGGAGATGGCGTTCAAGATCGCGGGCTCCATGGGCTTCAAGGAGGCCGCGCGTCGTGCCAACCCCGTGCTGCTCGAGCCGCTGATGGCCGTCGAGGTCCGTACTCCCGAGGAGTACATGGGCGACGTCATCGGTGACCTGAACTCGCGTCGTGGCCAGATCCAGTCGATGGAGGACGCCGCCGGCGTCAAGGTCGTGCGCGCTGCGGTGCCGCTGTCCGAGATGTTCGGCTACATCGGCGACCTGCGTTCGAAGACCTCCGGTCGCGCCGTCTACTCCATGGAGTTCGACAGCTACGCCGAGGTCCCGCGCGCGGTGGCCGACGAGATCGTCCAGAAGGCCAAGGGCGAGTAA
- a CDS encoding ABC transporter — MSDPEARQPEKPRDVDDVVGSANAGLDAAAAARADVAGSDAEAEAERTPADANPERQHPPVDPDLAAFETAERDHPGTFSSTAPAAGAVPVADRAAAAEQRADSDRLADDRGAERLPADRLAGDRPDDRVADDRRDADATAAFPTPGAASWSPRHEESSMADTAYAPHSDDADTRIVPSEPYVGTAGAAAAQPQPIFVQAPEPPRDRGNRGTAGAIGLLATVAFAILYLGTAVGLRAIAGDVTGENIGEAFLAPLLTWGYWTPVVVFFLGFWLLGAIINRGRWGLWVVFGIIVGLIAYAGHILGQLFEAPFWKLTASQGLELAGEQLLAPLAIAAFVFARELTIWFGAWVARSGARKTELNAEAQREYERTLEAGPTLAR, encoded by the coding sequence ATGAGTGATCCCGAGGCTCGTCAGCCCGAGAAGCCGCGCGACGTCGACGACGTCGTCGGTAGCGCGAACGCCGGTCTCGATGCTGCCGCCGCAGCCCGAGCGGACGTCGCCGGCTCCGACGCGGAGGCCGAGGCGGAGCGCACGCCCGCCGACGCGAACCCGGAGCGCCAGCACCCGCCGGTCGACCCCGATCTCGCCGCGTTCGAGACCGCCGAGCGCGACCACCCCGGCACCTTCAGCTCGACCGCTCCCGCCGCGGGCGCGGTACCCGTCGCCGACCGTGCGGCCGCCGCCGAGCAGCGAGCGGATTCCGACCGGCTCGCCGACGACCGCGGTGCCGAGCGTCTTCCCGCCGACCGGCTCGCGGGCGACCGTCCGGATGACCGCGTCGCGGACGATCGTCGCGACGCCGATGCGACCGCGGCCTTCCCGACTCCCGGGGCGGCCTCCTGGTCGCCACGTCACGAGGAGTCGTCCATGGCGGACACGGCATACGCCCCGCACTCCGACGACGCCGACACACGCATCGTCCCGTCGGAGCCGTACGTCGGGACAGCCGGCGCCGCCGCAGCTCAGCCTCAGCCGATCTTCGTTCAGGCTCCGGAGCCGCCGCGCGACCGCGGAAACCGCGGAACGGCCGGGGCGATCGGCCTCCTGGCGACGGTCGCCTTCGCCATCCTCTACCTCGGCACCGCGGTCGGCCTGCGCGCCATCGCCGGAGACGTCACGGGCGAGAACATCGGCGAGGCCTTCCTCGCGCCGCTGCTCACGTGGGGCTACTGGACCCCGGTCGTCGTGTTCTTCCTGGGCTTCTGGCTCCTCGGCGCGATCATCAACCGCGGCCGCTGGGGCCTCTGGGTGGTGTTCGGCATCATCGTCGGGCTCATCGCGTACGCGGGGCACATCCTCGGACAGCTCTTCGAGGCGCCGTTCTGGAAGCTCACCGCTTCGCAGGGCCTGGAGCTCGCGGGGGAGCAGCTGCTCGCCCCGCTCGCCATCGCTGCCTTCGTGTTCGCCAGGGAGCTGACCATCTGGTTCGGTGCCTGGGTGGCCCGCAGCGGCGCCCGCAAGACGGAGCTGAACGCCGAGGCGCAGCGCGAGTACGAGCGCACCCTCGAAGCCGGCCCGACGCTGGCGAGGTAG
- a CDS encoding sugar ABC transporter permease, which yields MSTTSPTAARPAPRRRSFRAWFADTGWRHLVAIVVSAFALFPLLYVVSASLNPKGTLTGSNQLFSAIGIDSYVRILSDPQNPYGTWFLNTLLIAVVTGAVTVFIGACAAYAFSRMRFAGRRVGLVTIVVVQMFPQLLAVVAIFLLMSTIGDWFPAIGLNTHTGLILVYLGGALGVNTYLMYGFFNTIPKEIDEAARIDGAGHARIFFTIILRLVAPILAVVGLLSFIGTVNEYVIASVMLVDVDQQTLVVGLTKLVANPRYADWSAFSAGAVMAAIPVMILFLFLQKYIVGGLTAGATKG from the coding sequence ATGAGCACGACCAGCCCGACCGCCGCCCGTCCGGCTCCGCGCCGCCGCTCGTTCCGCGCCTGGTTCGCCGACACCGGCTGGCGGCACCTCGTCGCGATCGTCGTGAGCGCGTTCGCGCTCTTCCCACTGCTCTACGTGGTCTCGGCCTCGCTCAACCCGAAGGGCACCCTGACCGGTTCGAACCAGCTGTTCTCCGCCATCGGCATCGACAGCTACGTGCGCATCCTGAGCGACCCGCAGAACCCGTACGGCACCTGGTTCCTGAACACCCTGCTCATCGCGGTGGTCACCGGCGCCGTGACGGTGTTCATCGGAGCCTGCGCCGCGTATGCCTTCTCGCGCATGCGTTTCGCCGGGCGCCGCGTCGGTCTCGTCACGATCGTGGTGGTGCAGATGTTCCCGCAGCTGCTCGCGGTCGTCGCGATCTTCCTGCTCATGTCGACCATCGGCGACTGGTTCCCGGCGATCGGGTTGAACACCCATACCGGGCTGATCCTGGTCTACCTCGGTGGAGCGCTCGGGGTGAACACGTATCTGATGTACGGCTTCTTCAACACGATCCCCAAGGAGATCGACGAGGCGGCACGCATCGACGGCGCGGGTCACGCGCGCATCTTCTTCACGATCATCCTGCGCCTCGTCGCGCCCATCCTGGCCGTGGTCGGGCTGTTGTCGTTCATCGGCACGGTCAACGAGTACGTCATCGCGAGCGTCATGCTCGTCGACGTCGATCAGCAGACGCTCGTGGTCGGGCTCACCAAGCTCGTCGCCAATCCGCGCTACGCGGACTGGTCGGCCTTCAGCGCGGGCGCGGTCATGGCCGCGATCCCGGTGATGATCCTGTTCCTGTTCCTGCAGAAGTACATCGTGGGCGGTCTCACCGCCGGCGCCACGAAGGGCTGA